TTTCTTATTGCCAGAAAGGTTTGAGTTAGAGTATATTGCTGAGGATGGAAATAAACATCGTCCAGTTGTAATACACAGAGGAATTATCAGTACAATGGAAAGAATGACGGCCTTTTTATTAGAGAATTTCGCTGGTGATTTACCAACTTGGTTAGCCCCAGTTCAAGCAAAAATAATCCCTGTTTCAAATTCCTATGACGAATATGCAAAACATGTAGCTGAAAAAATGCAGCTTAGTGGAATCCGAGTGGAGTCAGATTTGAGGAATGAGAAATTAGGATATAAAATTCGTGAAGCACAGCTTGAAAAAGTAAAATATATGTTAGTCGTAGGTGAGAATGAGAAAAGCTCTGAGAGCGTGTCAGTACGTATTCGAGGTAAAGGTGATGTGGGTACAAAATCCATTGTTGAGGTCATAGATCAGATCACAGTAGAGGTTGACAATAAAGTTATTAATTAATGGTAGAACATATTAATATATGGAAACCGTAGTTGTTAAAATCATAACACTGCTGTTTCCTTTTTTACTTTTTATAGACGGTTAAGTTCGTTCTGCTAATTAGCGTAAGGGTATAAATAAGAGTATTTTTGGAAAACCTCCTTTACTAGGGGAGGTTTGTTAAAATGTTTTTTAAAAAGTTTCGAGTAAAAATGATTTTGATCTTATTTTTGCCTATGATTGCATTATTAACCACAACGAGTATTACACCACATTTACAAGAGGTTGAAAGTGATGAAGTATTAGAATATAAAGAATCCTACAATAGCGTATCCGTGATAGATAACCAACTAGAACCAACATCATCTACTCATCAAAAGGATTTTATTTTGGAAGAAATACACAGGATGAAACAAGAGATCTTAAAAAGAAAAAGTGAAAAAGAAATTCAAAACGCGAATATAAAAAGTGATAAATTAAGTCATTCGGTAGAAATTTTAAGTGAAAACAAAATACGCAAGCAATATCGAGCTGTAGAGGTTGTGGCAACTGGATACTACGCGGGTGTAGATTCAACAGGTAAAACTCCTGATCATCCTGAATATGGGATTACATATTCAGGTGTAAAGGTTAGAAGAATGCCTGAATCTGTATCAACGATTGCAGCAGATTTGAATTTATTTCCATTGGGTACGGTTCTCTATATTCCAGGTTATGGTTATGGGATTGTAGCAGATATAGGTTCTGCAATCAAAGGCAATGTCATTGATTTATATTTTAACTCAAAGGAAGACGTATATAAGTTATGGGGTAAAAAGAAATTAGATGTTTTTATTATTGAGGAAGGGAATGGTCGAATCACGGAGGCTATACTCCAACAGAAAATGGATACCTTTCGAAGCTAACTAATGTTCACAACCCACAAAATTCATATGAATGCATAAAATGTTTTTTATGTGAAATAATACTATCGAATACAAATGAAAGTATTGTGGTGGGAGGTGA
This genomic window from Chengkuizengella sediminis contains:
- a CDS encoding 3D domain-containing protein; translated protein: MFFKKFRVKMILILFLPMIALLTTTSITPHLQEVESDEVLEYKESYNSVSVIDNQLEPTSSTHQKDFILEEIHRMKQEILKRKSEKEIQNANIKSDKLSHSVEILSENKIRKQYRAVEVVATGYYAGVDSTGKTPDHPEYGITYSGVKVRRMPESVSTIAADLNLFPLGTVLYIPGYGYGIVADIGSAIKGNVIDLYFNSKEDVYKLWGKKKLDVFIIEEGNGRITEAILQQKMDTFRS